From a single Pseudobutyrivibrio xylanivorans genomic region:
- a CDS encoding pyrimidine-nucleoside phosphorylase, producing the protein MRMYDLIEKKKLGQELTTEEIYHIINGYTHDEIPDYQISALLMAIYFNGMNVRERYDLTMAMRDSGDILDLSSIDGVKIDKHSTGGVGDKVTLVLGPIIASIGVPVAKMSGRGLGHTGGTIDKLEAFPGFNAALSEDEFVNQVNSIKIAVTGQSKNLAPADKKLYALRDVTATVDEISLITGSIMSKKLAAGTDAIVLDVTVGDGAFMKNKENALELAKSMVDIGKRADKKIAAVLTNMDEPLGYAVGNNLEVIEAINALNGNGPEDLMEVVYELGSQMIVFSEIETDKAKAKELMKEAVASGKAFQKFVEFIDAQGGDSSFAKDLNKFAPAKHIIPVNALTDGYVHAIKAEAIGLASMSLGGGRETFDDVIDMAVGIVLNKKVGDEIKAGEPICYIHANDEAKIAHAEEMIRNATTISPEKCNHMDLIIDIVE; encoded by the coding sequence ATGAGAATGTACGATTTGATTGAAAAGAAAAAGCTCGGTCAGGAGCTTACAACTGAGGAAATTTACCATATTATCAATGGTTATACTCACGATGAAATACCTGACTATCAGATTTCTGCTCTTTTAATGGCTATTTACTTTAATGGTATGAACGTCAGAGAACGTTATGATCTTACAATGGCAATGCGTGATTCTGGCGATATTCTTGATTTGTCATCAATTGATGGTGTCAAAATTGACAAGCATTCAACAGGTGGTGTAGGTGACAAGGTTACACTTGTACTTGGACCAATCATTGCTTCAATTGGTGTTCCAGTTGCAAAGATGAGTGGTAGAGGTCTTGGACATACTGGCGGAACTATCGACAAGCTTGAGGCTTTCCCAGGTTTCAACGCAGCTCTTTCAGAGGACGAGTTTGTTAATCAGGTCAACTCTATAAAGATTGCTGTTACTGGTCAATCGAAGAACCTTGCTCCAGCAGATAAGAAGCTTTATGCACTTCGCGATGTTACAGCTACTGTTGATGAGATTTCTCTTATAACTGGTTCTATTATGTCAAAGAAGCTTGCTGCTGGTACAGATGCAATTGTGCTTGATGTTACAGTTGGCGATGGAGCATTTATGAAGAACAAGGAGAATGCTCTTGAGCTCGCAAAATCAATGGTTGATATCGGAAAGCGCGCAGATAAGAAGATTGCAGCCGTTCTTACAAATATGGATGAGCCATTGGGCTATGCAGTTGGAAATAATCTTGAGGTTATCGAGGCTATCAACGCTCTTAATGGCAATGGACCAGAGGATTTGATGGAGGTTGTTTACGAGCTTGGTTCGCAGATGATAGTATTCTCTGAAATTGAGACAGACAAAGCAAAAGCTAAAGAGCTTATGAAGGAAGCTGTTGCGAGTGGTAAGGCATTCCAGAAGTTTGTTGAGTTTATTGATGCACAGGGTGGAGATTCTTCGTTTGCAAAGGATTTAAACAAGTTTGCTCCTGCAAAGCACATTATCCCTGTAAATGCTTTGACAGACGGTTATGTACATGCAATTAAGGCAGAGGCCATCGGTCTTGCTTCAATGTCTCTCGGTGGAGGTCGTGAGACTTTTGATGATGTAATCGATATGGCTGTTGGTATTGTTTTAAATAAAAAAGTAGGAGATGAAATCAAGGCAGGTGAGCCTATTTGCTATATTCACGCAAATGACGAGGCTAAAATTGCACACGCCGAGGAGATGATTAGAAATGCCACAACAATTTCTCCTGAAAAGTGCAATCACATGGATTTGATAATTGATATTGTTGAGTAA
- a CDS encoding PhoH family protein — translation MSDFSLNIHIPAEHIDNIFGQFDMNIKTIEKGMGISFILRDDEIKVVGEKNHTEHAKIIVDELLALSEKGNIITTQDVNYVMSIEKEKIESHDVSEARGEIICHTTTGKPVAPKTLGQKKYVDAITDNMIVFGVGPAGTGKTYLAMAKAITAFKNEEVSRIILTRPAIEAGEKLGFLPGDLQSKVDPYLRPLYDALYQIMGAEAFQRNMEKGLIEVAPLAYMRGRTLDNSFIILDEAQNTTPAQMKMFLTRIGFGSKAVITGDQTQKDLPNGQKSGLDDAMKVLKNIDDIKICTLDSKDVVRHPLVQKIVNAYESHEKKLENKTKRSK, via the coding sequence ATGAGTGACTTTTCTTTGAATATCCATATCCCGGCTGAGCATATCGACAATATATTTGGTCAGTTCGATATGAATATTAAAACTATCGAAAAGGGGATGGGAATTTCCTTTATTCTTCGCGATGACGAGATTAAAGTCGTTGGTGAAAAGAATCACACGGAGCATGCCAAAATCATTGTTGATGAGCTTTTGGCCCTCTCAGAAAAAGGAAATATTATTACTACACAGGATGTAAACTACGTTATGTCTATTGAAAAGGAAAAAATCGAGAGTCATGATGTATCAGAGGCTCGTGGGGAGATTATCTGTCACACAACCACAGGCAAGCCTGTAGCACCAAAGACTCTTGGACAGAAAAAATACGTTGATGCCATCACAGATAACATGATTGTGTTTGGTGTTGGGCCAGCTGGAACAGGTAAGACTTATCTTGCCATGGCAAAGGCTATTACAGCATTCAAAAATGAAGAGGTATCAAGGATAATACTTACTCGTCCTGCCATTGAAGCAGGAGAGAAGTTGGGATTCCTTCCTGGAGATTTACAGAGTAAGGTAGACCCATATTTACGACCATTATACGATGCGCTTTATCAGATAATGGGAGCGGAAGCATTCCAGCGCAATATGGAAAAAGGACTTATTGAGGTTGCGCCACTTGCTTACATGCGTGGTCGTACACTTGATAATTCTTTCATAATTTTGGATGAGGCTCAAAATACTACACCAGCTCAGATGAAGATGTTTTTGACCAGAATTGGTTTTGGTTCAAAGGCAGTTATCACTGGCGATCAGACGCAAAAGGATTTACCAAACGGTCAGAAATCTGGACTTGATGATGCTATGAAGGTCCTTAAGAATATCGATGATATAAAGATTTGTACGCTTGATTCAAAAGATGTTGTTAGACATCCACTTGTTCAAAAGATTGTCAATGCCTATGAATCACATGAGAAAAAGCTTGAAAATAAAACTAAAAGGTCAAAATAA
- the ybeY gene encoding rRNA maturation RNase YbeY, translated as MTIYIENEIDYKFDFDYEKIANDVVNTAIDHLQFPFEAEISITITDNDGIQSINKEFREIDSPTDVLSFPMIDYEEAGKFDHIEANDDFFNPETGEVILGDIVLCVPRILSQAEDFGHSVLREYAFLIAHSMLHLFGFDHMTEAEATVMEQKQREILDILNITRD; from the coding sequence ATGACAATTTATATTGAAAACGAAATCGATTATAAGTTTGATTTCGACTATGAGAAAATTGCAAATGATGTAGTAAATACAGCAATAGACCATCTTCAGTTTCCATTTGAAGCAGAGATTAGCATTACAATCACTGATAATGATGGAATACAGAGTATTAATAAAGAGTTTCGAGAAATCGATTCGCCTACAGATGTTTTATCATTTCCAATGATAGATTATGAAGAGGCTGGTAAGTTCGATCATATCGAAGCAAATGATGATTTTTTTAATCCAGAGACAGGAGAAGTAATTCTTGGAGACATTGTTCTTTGTGTTCCTAGAATCCTTTCACAGGCAGAGGATTTTGGACATTCTGTGCTCCGGGAGTATGCTTTCCTTATAGCCCATAGTATGTTACATTTATTTGGGTTTGATCATATGACGGAGGCAGAAGCTACTGTCATGGAACAAAAACAAAGAGAAATATTAGATATTCTTAATATTACTCGAGACTAA
- a CDS encoding DUF3048 domain-containing protein, which translates to MKKRVVSLMLVLSMALSLGACGKKDEVAEELPVEEDTATEEDQEAVEVVDESLAFFDQVSEDGRVRSYLTGEWVDAKYGRQRPVAVMIENTKAALPQYGIGNAGVIYECVVEGGITRMMAIFDDYTGLDQIGNVRSSRPYYVMYASEYDAIYMHAGGNPAAFELIDGGLVENLNALKLEGKKGSAATYRTGTSEHTLYTNSQGIDIGLEKMGYDMSLPSNYEPHFKFAANGNSLENGTDCQALQLYYYTNKPYWIYNEDDGLYYRYEFNQKQVDAISGKQLTAKNIILQNVDWFTYAGSQYLGYYLSNNTGTGKYITNGKMIDIVWSKDGDSSVTHYYDANTSEEIQLNVGTTWIQACQGAGEGNYTGDNQFYANKSDFSKAK; encoded by the coding sequence ATGAAAAAACGCGTAGTATCTTTAATGCTAGTTCTTTCTATGGCACTATCTTTAGGAGCTTGCGGCAAAAAGGATGAGGTAGCAGAGGAACTTCCAGTTGAGGAGGATACAGCTACTGAGGAAGACCAGGAAGCAGTTGAGGTTGTTGACGAGTCTTTAGCTTTCTTCGATCAGGTTTCTGAGGATGGAAGAGTACGAAGCTATCTTACTGGCGAATGGGTTGATGCTAAATATGGCAGACAGCGCCCAGTTGCAGTTATGATTGAGAACACAAAGGCAGCTTTACCACAGTATGGTATTGGAAATGCCGGCGTCATTTATGAATGTGTTGTTGAAGGTGGCATCACACGTATGATGGCTATTTTTGATGATTATACAGGACTTGACCAAATTGGTAATGTTCGAAGCTCTCGTCCATATTATGTTATGTATGCTAGCGAATACGACGCTATTTATATGCATGCAGGTGGTAACCCAGCTGCTTTCGAGCTTATTGATGGTGGACTTGTTGAGAACCTTAACGCATTAAAGCTTGAGGGTAAGAAGGGTAGCGCTGCTACATACAGAACTGGTACATCTGAGCATACACTTTATACAAATTCACAGGGTATCGATATTGGACTTGAGAAGATGGGATATGATATGTCACTTCCATCAAACTATGAGCCACACTTCAAGTTTGCAGCAAACGGCAACAGCCTTGAGAATGGTACTGATTGTCAGGCTCTTCAGCTTTACTATTACACTAACAAGCCATATTGGATTTATAACGAGGATGATGGCTTATATTACAGATATGAGTTTAATCAGAAGCAGGTTGATGCTATCAGCGGAAAACAGCTTACTGCAAAGAACATTATTCTTCAGAATGTTGACTGGTTCACTTATGCTGGTTCTCAGTACTTAGGATATTATCTTTCAAACAATACTGGAACTGGAAAGTACATCACAAACGGTAAGATGATTGATATCGTTTGGTCTAAGGATGGTGATTCATCAGTTACTCATTACTATGATGCTAACACAAGCGAGGAAATCCAGCTTAATGTTGGTACTACATGGATTCAGGCTTGCCAGGGCGCAGGTGAAGGCAACTACACTGGTGACAATCAGTTCTATGCTAACAAATCAGATTTTAGTAAGGCAAAATAA
- a CDS encoding putative polysaccharide biosynthesis protein, translated as MTRRNKHSDTKFLMQGTILAVASIISRIVGLIYRVPLTATIGKTGNDYYGTAYEIYNIILLISSYSIPLAVSKLVSARMAKGHVRDANKVLHGALLFAFTTGGAAALIVYFGAEFFTGTLLKTPLSAIALKVLAPTLLVVAILGVFRGFFQGLGTMIPSAISQIGEQIVNAIVSVVAANLLFSYGKKVGGVLGNVSGYAAAYGAAGGTLGTSTGALFALCFILFIFFAFKKVFKKMLIRDKHKHFEGYGEIFSALVLTIVPVLLSTTVYNISSIIDQGIYKNFALMQGHDASAISEFWGVFTGQYKVLINVPLAIASAMAASTVPSLTAAFHSDDKELVKKQINMANRFVMVIAFPCCVGMMVLASPIMILLFNDAEKSSGLMLIIGGCSIIFYSLSTLSNGVLQGIDKMTIPVKNALVALVAHIILLFFLMGAFDLHIYAVIIANAFYALLMCFLNQSAVLRFSGARIDLKKVFLAPLEASALMGVIVYLVYHMLYGLVSISGTERIANFVGCVCAIIAGVIVYFVAMFIFKGIDEETLMKFPGGTKLCNIAYSLHLLR; from the coding sequence ATGACTAGAAGAAACAAACATAGCGATACCAAGTTTCTTATGCAGGGAACAATCCTTGCAGTTGCTTCAATAATCAGCCGTATTGTGGGACTCATATATAGAGTCCCACTTACGGCTACTATTGGTAAAACAGGCAATGATTATTACGGTACAGCTTATGAGATTTACAACATAATATTGCTTATATCTTCTTACAGCATACCGCTGGCAGTTTCAAAGCTGGTATCAGCGAGAATGGCAAAAGGGCACGTTAGAGACGCAAACAAGGTTTTGCACGGAGCCCTTCTTTTTGCGTTTACCACAGGTGGCGCGGCAGCACTAATTGTGTACTTTGGAGCTGAGTTTTTTACCGGAACTCTTTTAAAGACTCCTTTATCTGCAATTGCTCTTAAAGTGCTTGCGCCGACACTTCTTGTTGTAGCTATTCTTGGTGTTTTCAGAGGCTTTTTCCAAGGCTTGGGCACTATGATTCCAAGTGCCATTTCTCAAATTGGAGAGCAGATTGTTAACGCAATAGTCTCTGTAGTAGCGGCCAATCTTTTGTTTAGTTATGGAAAGAAGGTTGGAGGTGTTCTTGGAAATGTTAGTGGCTATGCGGCTGCTTATGGAGCGGCTGGTGGTACACTTGGAACATCTACAGGTGCACTTTTTGCATTATGTTTTATTCTTTTCATCTTTTTCGCCTTTAAAAAGGTATTTAAGAAGATGTTAATTAGGGATAAGCATAAGCATTTTGAAGGTTACGGAGAAATCTTCTCTGCATTAGTTTTGACAATAGTACCTGTGCTTTTAAGCACAACGGTTTACAATATCAGCTCAATCATCGATCAGGGAATTTACAAGAATTTTGCTCTTATGCAGGGGCATGATGCTTCTGCTATAAGTGAGTTCTGGGGTGTTTTCACAGGACAATATAAGGTTTTGATAAATGTTCCTTTGGCTATTGCATCTGCAATGGCAGCTTCTACAGTGCCTAGTCTTACAGCGGCTTTTCACTCAGATGATAAAGAGCTTGTTAAAAAACAGATTAACATGGCAAATCGCTTTGTCATGGTTATTGCTTTTCCTTGCTGTGTGGGGATGATGGTTCTTGCATCGCCAATTATGATTCTTTTATTTAATGATGCTGAAAAATCTTCAGGTCTTATGCTTATCATTGGCGGTTGCTCGATTATATTCTATTCATTGTCCACCCTGTCAAACGGTGTTTTGCAGGGCATCGATAAGATGACAATTCCTGTTAAAAATGCCCTTGTTGCATTAGTAGCACATATTATATTGTTATTTTTCCTTATGGGAGCTTTTGATTTACATATTTATGCTGTAATTATAGCAAATGCATTTTATGCACTTCTTATGTGCTTCCTTAATCAGTCTGCTGTACTTAGATTTTCCGGAGCCAGAATTGATTTAAAAAAGGTATTTCTTGCACCGCTCGAAGCCAGTGCTCTTATGGGGGTAATAGTTTACCTTGTTTATCATATGCTTTATGGTCTGGTTTCTATCAGCGGTACTGAGAGAATCGCTAATTTTGTGGGTTGCGTTTGTGCAATCATTGCCGGAGTTATTGTTTACTTTGTGGCAATGTTTATTTTTAAGGGAATTGATGAGGAAACTCTTATGAAGTTCCCTGGTGGCACAAAGCTTTGTAATATAGCATATAGCTTACATTTGTTGAGGTAA
- a CDS encoding aminoacetone oxidase family FAD-binding enzyme encodes MGNNEKTYDICIVGAGFSGLVLAIKLARAGLLVCLLDLNRIVGRRILSTGNGRCNFTNRRMGKEYFYSNSSLDFIEDKHDELRGFLRELGVIERELDGYYYPITNQAKTIRDALENEVNALNIDVFLDNRGTDITKTDDGFVVTSHRDTFNCKRVCIASGGLSAATLGSSKFGYKMANKFGMKVTKLAPSLVGLTSKDICLKDLGGVRALGAVSYRNARCEGEIQFNKDGISGYPIMCISRFIGFDELDKKLSSLSLDFVAFMSEDELKDEIKARFNRNSAATILASLNGLTNEKVTEVVVSYSRIYPDTPVSKLDDEDIENLVYNFKHFSMNITGTKGFDNSQVTAGGVELSEIDLNSMEAKKVKGLYFTGEVLDVDGICGGYNLTWAYLSADKAANAIISEV; translated from the coding sequence ATGGGTAATAACGAAAAGACTTATGACATTTGTATTGTGGGTGCTGGATTTTCTGGACTTGTTCTTGCAATTAAGCTTGCAAGGGCAGGTCTTTTGGTCTGTTTATTAGACCTTAATCGGATTGTTGGCAGAAGAATTCTTTCCACTGGAAATGGTCGTTGTAACTTTACCAACAGACGTATGGGCAAGGAATACTTTTACAGTAATAGCAGCCTTGATTTTATTGAGGACAAGCATGACGAGCTTCGTGGTTTTCTACGTGAGCTTGGCGTTATTGAACGTGAGCTTGACGGTTATTATTATCCAATTACAAATCAGGCTAAAACCATAAGAGATGCACTTGAAAACGAGGTAAATGCTTTAAATATCGACGTTTTTCTTGATAACAGGGGTACAGATATTACAAAGACTGATGATGGATTTGTAGTTACAAGCCATCGTGATACATTTAACTGTAAGAGAGTGTGTATTGCATCTGGTGGTCTTTCGGCTGCAACTCTTGGTTCATCGAAGTTTGGATATAAAATGGCCAACAAATTTGGAATGAAGGTGACAAAGCTGGCGCCATCCCTTGTAGGCCTCACATCAAAGGATATTTGCCTGAAGGATTTAGGTGGTGTTAGAGCACTTGGCGCAGTTTCCTACAGGAATGCGAGATGTGAGGGTGAGATTCAGTTTAATAAGGATGGCATTTCAGGATATCCAATTATGTGCATCAGCCGTTTTATCGGTTTTGATGAGCTTGATAAAAAGCTATCATCTCTTTCGCTTGATTTCGTAGCATTTATGTCTGAAGATGAGCTTAAAGATGAGATTAAGGCCAGATTTAATCGTAATTCAGCAGCTACCATTTTGGCTTCTCTAAATGGACTGACCAATGAAAAGGTTACTGAAGTTGTGGTTAGCTATTCGCGAATTTATCCTGACACTCCAGTTTCAAAACTTGATGACGAGGATATTGAGAATCTTGTATATAATTTTAAGCATTTCTCAATGAATATTACTGGAACTAAAGGCTTTGACAATTCACAGGTTACAGCTGGTGGCGTTGAATTATCTGAGATTGATTTGAATTCCATGGAGGCCAAAAAGGTTAAAGGCCTTTATTTCACTGGTGAGGTTTTAGATGTTGATGGTATTTGTGGGGGATATAATTTGACATGGGCCTATTTATCAGCAGATAAGGCTGCAAATGCAATTATTAGTGAGGTATAA
- a CDS encoding NAD(P)/FAD-dependent oxidoreductase, producing MIKIDQLKLSISASENQIKDAIIKKLRIKDSDLKKYSILKRSIDARKKPDLFYVYSVLVELDHSLENKLLKKLSKDNNVNTYKPLVYPIPKLSEGKSSDRPVVIGAGPAGLFAAYVFALNHMNPIIFERGRMVEERTADILKFWETGVLDTASNVQFGEGGAGTFSDGKLNTLVNDKQGRNKFVLETFVKFGAPSNILYDNKPHIGTDILKVVIANMREEIKNLGGEFYFNCQVTEFVSENGRIKAVMAGGKEYSCSNVVLSIGHSARDTFKTLYDAGFYMEAKDFAVGFRIEHPQEMISKTMYGPNFDKLEPAPYKLAFNLENGRGVYSFCMCPGGFVVNSSSEENRLVVNGMSYSKRDSKNANSAIVVSVGAKEFDKSNPLSGIEFQRQIEGKAFALCKGKIPQQLYGDFKAHRLTTSYGDFETQTRGLTAFGMLSDIFSQEINQSIIDAMGQFGTKIKGFDREDAILSGVESRTSSPVRISRDETYQSNIKGLYPCGEGAGYAGGITSAAMDGLKVSEAVINNLNKNI from the coding sequence ATGATTAAAATTGATCAGCTGAAGCTTTCTATTTCAGCCAGCGAAAATCAAATTAAAGATGCAATTATAAAAAAGCTTAGAATCAAGGATTCCGATTTAAAGAAGTACTCCATTCTTAAGCGCTCCATTGATGCCAGAAAGAAACCTGATTTATTTTATGTATATTCGGTGCTGGTTGAGCTAGATCATTCCTTGGAGAACAAGCTTTTAAAAAAGCTTAGTAAAGACAATAATGTGAATACCTATAAACCTTTGGTATATCCGATACCTAAGCTTTCAGAGGGAAAATCGAGTGATAGGCCGGTCGTTATAGGTGCAGGGCCTGCTGGGCTTTTTGCTGCCTATGTTTTTGCTCTCAATCACATGAATCCTATTATTTTCGAACGTGGTCGCATGGTTGAGGAGCGCACTGCTGATATCCTTAAATTCTGGGAGACTGGAGTTCTTGATACAGCTTCAAATGTTCAGTTTGGTGAGGGTGGAGCAGGTACATTTTCTGATGGAAAGCTTAATACTCTTGTTAATGACAAGCAAGGCAGAAATAAATTTGTCCTTGAAACCTTTGTAAAGTTTGGTGCTCCTTCAAATATCCTATACGATAACAAACCACACATTGGTACAGATATTCTTAAGGTTGTTATCGCAAATATGCGTGAAGAGATTAAGAATTTAGGCGGCGAGTTTTACTTTAACTGTCAGGTAACTGAGTTCGTCTCTGAAAATGGAAGAATTAAGGCTGTTATGGCAGGCGGCAAGGAATATTCTTGCTCAAATGTAGTTCTGTCTATTGGTCACAGCGCAAGGGACACTTTTAAGACCTTGTATGATGCAGGCTTTTACATGGAGGCCAAGGATTTTGCTGTAGGCTTTAGAATCGAGCATCCTCAGGAAATGATTTCAAAGACTATGTATGGTCCTAATTTTGATAAGCTTGAACCAGCCCCTTATAAGCTTGCCTTCAATCTGGAAAATGGCAGAGGCGTTTACTCATTCTGTATGTGTCCAGGCGGATTTGTAGTTAATTCTTCCTCTGAGGAGAATCGCTTGGTTGTTAACGGCATGAGTTATTCAAAACGTGACAGTAAAAATGCCAACAGTGCAATTGTTGTTTCTGTTGGAGCCAAAGAGTTCGATAAGAGTAATCCTCTTTCAGGAATAGAGTTCCAACGACAAATTGAGGGGAAAGCTTTTGCGTTATGTAAGGGCAAAATTCCTCAGCAGCTTTATGGTGATTTTAAAGCTCATCGTCTGACCACCTCTTATGGTGATTTTGAGACCCAGACAAGAGGTCTGACAGCTTTTGGTATGCTTTCTGATATATTTTCTCAGGAAATTAACCAATCAATTATTGACGCCATGGGGCAATTTGGTACTAAAATAAAGGGATTCGATAGAGAGGATGCAATCCTTTCTGGTGTTGAAAGCAGGACTTCATCACCTGTTCGAATCAGTAGAGATGAAACATATCAGTCTAACATCAAGGGACTGTATCCTTGCGGTGAGGGTGCAGGCTACGCAGGAGGCATAACATCAGCGGCAATGGATGGCCTCAAGGTCTCAGAGGCTGTGATTAACAACCTCAACAAAAATATTTAA